A single Anaeromusa acidaminophila DSM 3853 DNA region contains:
- a CDS encoding amino acid permease: MEEKQLTRGLKARHIELIALGGTIGVGLFMGSASTIKWAGPSVLLAYALAGIVMFFVMRIMGEMLYLEPVTGSFATYAHKYISPWAGYLTAWCYWFLWVTVGMSEVTAIGIYMNYWFPDLPQWLPALLGVALVASANMAAVKYYGEFEFWFALIKVATIVAMLVVGVGIIFFGFGNHGIPVGIDNLYSNGGFFTGGLEGFLFALCLVTAAYQGVELVGITAGEAENPQQTLRKATKNIIWRILIFYIGAIFVILAVYPWNQIGSIGSPFVMTFAKVGIAAAAGIINFVVLTAAMSGCNSGIYSAGRMLYTLAENGQAPKYFGKVSASGVPSNSIKVTIACLLLGVLLNYLYPNSKLFVYIYSASILPGMIPWFVLGISQIKFRKRWEKEMGSHPFKSPLYPVSNYVMIVFLCLVLVGMWFNEDTQASLMVGAGFCAVVTGCYYAFGIHKRVVPMAEAAPIKRTESM; the protein is encoded by the coding sequence ATGGAAGAAAAACAATTAACTCGTGGTCTCAAAGCCCGGCATATTGAATTAATTGCGTTGGGCGGGACGATTGGCGTAGGGTTGTTCATGGGTTCGGCCAGCACAATTAAGTGGGCGGGACCGTCCGTTTTGCTGGCATATGCGTTAGCAGGGATCGTTATGTTTTTTGTGATGCGCATCATGGGGGAAATGCTGTACTTAGAGCCGGTGACGGGTTCTTTTGCGACGTATGCGCATAAGTATATCAGCCCCTGGGCGGGCTATCTGACGGCCTGGTGCTATTGGTTTTTATGGGTGACTGTCGGTATGTCCGAGGTAACGGCGATCGGTATTTATATGAATTATTGGTTTCCAGATCTGCCGCAATGGCTGCCTGCGCTGCTGGGGGTAGCGTTGGTGGCATCCGCTAATATGGCGGCGGTTAAGTATTATGGCGAATTTGAGTTTTGGTTTGCGTTGATTAAAGTAGCTACCATTGTAGCTATGCTGGTAGTCGGCGTCGGTATTATTTTCTTTGGTTTTGGTAATCATGGCATTCCGGTTGGGATTGATAATCTATATAGCAATGGCGGTTTCTTTACGGGCGGTTTAGAAGGATTTCTATTTGCTCTTTGCCTGGTAACGGCAGCATATCAAGGCGTAGAACTTGTGGGCATTACCGCGGGGGAAGCGGAAAATCCGCAGCAGACCTTGCGTAAAGCTACGAAAAATATTATCTGGCGTATCTTGATTTTCTATATTGGCGCTATTTTCGTTATTCTTGCGGTATATCCATGGAATCAAATCGGCAGCATTGGCAGTCCTTTTGTGATGACCTTTGCTAAGGTGGGTATTGCGGCGGCTGCCGGCATTATCAACTTTGTTGTCTTAACTGCAGCTATGTCCGGCTGCAACAGCGGTATTTACAGTGCTGGCCGCATGCTGTATACGTTAGCGGAGAATGGTCAAGCTCCTAAATATTTCGGCAAAGTATCCGCTAGCGGCGTGCCAAGCAACAGCATTAAAGTGACAATTGCCTGCTTGCTGCTTGGCGTGCTGCTTAACTACTTGTATCCGAACTCGAAATTGTTTGTATATATTTACAGCGCTAGCATTTTGCCGGGAATGATACCCTGGTTTGTACTGGGGATTAGCCAGATTAAATTTCGTAAGCGCTGGGAGAAAGAGATGGGGAGCCATCCCTTTAAGTCTCCTTTGTACCCGGTCAGCAATTACGTGATGATTGTTTTTCTCTGTCTTGTATTGGTAGGTATGTGGTTTAATGAAGATACGCAGGCGTCCTTGATGGTTGGCGCCGGCTTTTGTGCAGTAGTGACAGGATGTTATTACGCTTTTGGCATTCATAAGCGAGTGGTGCCTATGGCGGAAGCAGCGCCGATAAAGCGTACGGAGTCTATGTAA
- a CDS encoding RidA family protein produces MNKVIATKEAPAAIGPYSQAQKAGGFLFTSGQIPLDPKTGNFVSGSIQEQATQVLENLKQVLLAANMGFDDVVKTTVFLTSMEHFAAVNEVYGRYFHTNLPARSCVAVAELPKGALVEIELVAFQNSNN; encoded by the coding sequence ATGAACAAAGTAATTGCAACAAAAGAAGCGCCGGCAGCGATTGGGCCTTATTCGCAGGCCCAAAAAGCAGGGGGTTTTCTATTTACATCCGGGCAAATTCCATTAGATCCTAAAACAGGGAATTTTGTTTCCGGCTCGATTCAAGAGCAGGCCACGCAAGTTTTGGAAAATTTAAAGCAAGTGCTGTTGGCTGCGAATATGGGCTTTGACGATGTGGTGAAAACAACCGTATTTTTAACTTCTATGGAACATTTTGCAGCTGTTAATGAAGTGTATGGACGCTATTTTCACACGAATCTGCCGGCGCGTTCTTGCGTGGCGGTGGCGGAGCTTCCTAAAGGCGCTTTGGTGGAAATTGAGCTAGTGGCGTTTCAAAATAGCAACAATTGA
- a CDS encoding helix-turn-helix transcriptional regulator yields the protein MGQNQLLKVFIPLVDFMADIVGPHCEVILHDVQDVENSVVAIRNGYISGRQIGCPLTDLGLEFLERKVYRERSAVINYLGCTASGEKVRSSTFFIKDMAGELIGMLCVNLVHAPETAMMKNLTDQLMQVLQAHAPAAVVPVCESEEVVESLSTSVEKVVDAAIDKIVAGYELPVERMSSEEKISIVQQLNANGIFKIKGAISKVAAALQTSESTIYRYLSAK from the coding sequence ATGGGGCAGAATCAATTACTAAAGGTTTTTATTCCGTTAGTGGATTTTATGGCGGATATTGTGGGGCCTCATTGTGAGGTTATTTTACATGATGTACAGGATGTGGAAAATTCGGTAGTGGCCATTCGTAATGGCTATATCAGCGGGCGGCAGATCGGCTGTCCCTTAACGGATTTGGGGCTGGAATTCTTGGAACGTAAAGTATATCGCGAACGCAGTGCGGTGATTAATTATTTAGGATGTACCGCCAGCGGCGAAAAAGTTCGCTCTTCAACTTTCTTTATTAAGGATATGGCAGGCGAACTTATTGGTATGCTGTGCGTCAACTTAGTGCATGCTCCGGAGACGGCCATGATGAAGAATTTGACAGACCAGTTAATGCAGGTATTGCAGGCGCATGCTCCGGCAGCAGTTGTTCCGGTGTGTGAAAGCGAAGAAGTCGTGGAATCGCTGAGCACATCCGTCGAAAAAGTTGTGGATGCGGCTATCGATAAAATTGTAGCAGGGTACGAATTGCCGGTGGAGAGAATGTCCAGCGAAGAAAAAATTTCGATTGTACAACAGTTAAACGCCAATGGAATTTTCAAGATAAAAGGCGCTATTTCTAAGGTGGCGGCAGCGTTGCAGACTTCAGAAAGTACGATTTATCGGTATTTATCAGCAAAGTAG
- the ilvA gene encoding threonine ammonia-lyase: MKCLSLEDIEHARKTLTGVVCRTELAYTNTLSDLTGNKVYLKLENQQRTGSFKLRGAYNKVANLSNEERQRGIIASSAGNHAQGTALAATLYQAPSTIVMPKNAPLSKVKATRSYGATVVLHGSVYDEAYAEAVRLQEEQGLTFVHPFNDPLVIAGQGTIGLEILEDLPEVDAIVVPIGGGGLIAGIAVAVKSLKPNVKVIGVQTKNMPSMAEAVAKRCVCTCAGRPTIADGIAVKTPGDVTFGLVSQYVDEIVTVDDEEIANAILLMLERIKTVSEGAGAAAVAAVMNRLPEYKNCNIAAVVSGGNIDVNMMSRIINKGMAKSGRKVVFDTVIPDRPGSLWKLLQLTADTGANVLAVTHKRETPDVELGAVTVELELETADDQHIQDIRERMEEHQYHVNIR; this comes from the coding sequence ATGAAATGTCTTTCTCTGGAAGATATAGAACACGCTAGGAAAACTTTAACGGGAGTTGTATGTAGGACCGAGCTGGCCTATACTAATACTTTGAGCGATCTTACAGGAAACAAAGTGTATCTGAAGCTGGAGAACCAACAGCGGACCGGTTCTTTCAAGCTTCGCGGAGCCTATAACAAGGTAGCAAACTTGTCGAATGAAGAACGTCAGCGAGGCATTATTGCTTCTTCCGCAGGAAATCATGCGCAGGGAACGGCGTTGGCAGCCACGCTGTATCAGGCGCCGTCAACCATTGTGATGCCCAAAAACGCGCCGTTGTCGAAAGTGAAGGCAACGCGCTCTTACGGGGCTACCGTCGTGCTTCATGGCAGCGTTTATGACGAAGCCTATGCGGAAGCGGTACGGTTGCAGGAGGAACAAGGCTTAACATTTGTGCATCCTTTTAATGATCCCTTGGTCATTGCCGGGCAGGGAACTATTGGGCTGGAAATTTTGGAAGACCTGCCGGAAGTGGATGCCATAGTGGTACCAATTGGAGGAGGTGGTTTGATCGCGGGGATTGCCGTAGCAGTAAAAAGCCTGAAACCCAATGTGAAAGTAATTGGCGTACAGACGAAAAATATGCCATCTATGGCGGAAGCGGTTGCGAAACGCTGTGTATGCACCTGCGCCGGTCGCCCAACGATTGCTGATGGTATTGCGGTGAAAACCCCCGGAGATGTGACCTTTGGCTTGGTAAGTCAGTATGTGGATGAAATTGTGACAGTGGACGATGAAGAGATTGCCAATGCTATTTTGTTGATGCTGGAGCGGATTAAAACCGTATCCGAAGGCGCTGGCGCCGCCGCCGTGGCGGCTGTGATGAATCGACTGCCGGAATATAAGAATTGCAATATTGCAGCGGTAGTCAGCGGCGGCAACATTGACGTGAATATGATGTCGCGCATTATCAACAAAGGCATGGCCAAATCGGGCAGAAAAGTTGTCTTTGATACGGTCATACCGGATCGTCCTGGTTCGCTGTGGAAGCTGTTGCAGCTAACGGCGGATACTGGGGCTAATGTATTGGCGGTAACGCACAAACGAGAAACACCGGATGTCGAATTAGGCGCAGTTACGGTGGAGCTGGAATTAGAGACGGCGGATGATCAGCATATCCAAGACATACGGGAGCGTATGGAAGAACATCAATATCACGTTAATATTCGTTGA
- the pcp gene encoding pyroglutamyl-peptidase I, protein MKILLTGFDPFGGETVNPALEAVKMLDGVVIAEAHVVTREIPTVRVKALEAIVKAIREVQPDVVIAVGQAGGRTDITPERIAINVDDFRIPDNDGNQAVDEAVVADGPAAYWSTLPIKKIVAVLREDGIPASVSNTAGTFVCNHVFYGLMHYLQQEGNIRRGGFIHIPYLPAQAAKLPGQPSMSLEIVTKGLRRIVEVAVTTKEDEAHIGGTIC, encoded by the coding sequence ATGAAGATCTTGTTAACAGGTTTTGATCCGTTTGGCGGTGAAACGGTCAACCCAGCGTTGGAAGCGGTTAAAATGCTGGACGGAGTTGTTATTGCCGAAGCGCACGTGGTGACGCGAGAGATACCTACGGTGCGCGTCAAAGCGCTCGAAGCGATTGTGAAGGCGATCCGGGAAGTGCAGCCAGATGTTGTGATTGCTGTAGGTCAGGCTGGAGGGCGTACGGATATTACGCCGGAACGCATAGCGATTAATGTGGATGACTTCCGAATTCCGGACAACGACGGCAACCAGGCGGTAGATGAAGCGGTTGTTGCCGACGGGCCGGCGGCGTATTGGTCTACCTTGCCAATCAAGAAAATAGTAGCTGTTTTGCGAGAAGACGGCATTCCCGCCAGTGTGTCCAATACAGCAGGGACCTTTGTGTGCAATCATGTTTTTTACGGCTTAATGCATTATTTACAGCAGGAAGGAAATATTCGCCGGGGCGGTTTCATTCACATTCCCTATTTGCCGGCGCAAGCGGCCAAACTGCCAGGACAGCCCAGCATGTCTCTGGAAATCGTGACAAAGGGTTTGCGGCGCATCGTAGAAGTGGCGGTGACGACAAAAGAAGATGAAGCCCATATTGGCGGTACAATTTGTTGA